The following coding sequences lie in one Littorina saxatilis isolate snail1 unplaced genomic scaffold, US_GU_Lsax_2.0 scaffold_2489, whole genome shotgun sequence genomic window:
- the LOC138955965 gene encoding uncharacterized protein — MRSEFVCKNFGLGFHKPEAFCESQWRWPRVVFVLYRLLMSGYSVFAFTHMVVMYRQNKHGHSVMAWLTTWTFLVETVFFLLGAILALLHFSRPGHFRSGDGTEGAVAESRPGHFRSGGGAEGAVAESRLRHFRSGDGAEGAVAESRPGHFRSGDGAEEAVAESRPGHFRSVDGAEKAVAESRQDKGRSVELGHFVYTNDGSTNGTSDALETSGHGGGLQNQVGSFQNGSSKKTSSVAFIASQEPGSNPTPKHAASLNEGLKPRKGDLETGAPSECENAPRSACMAWYLQAYWVLSNVIQVFAFIVTFVYFGALYSADESLGLPDINVHGLNSVMILIDNVVCARPVRLLHGLYPLLYGSLYVIFSVIYWSTDKVENVLYENVLDWNQAGISTGVSLGVAVIAVPLLQLANLGLYKFRLCLHDKLYGEQYL; from the exons ATGCGGAGCGAATTCGTATGCAAGAACTTTGGGCTTGGTTTTCACAAACCTGAAGCTTTCTGCGAATCACAA TGGCGATGGCCGAGGGTGGTATTTGTTCTCTACCGCCTGCTGATGTCTGGCTACTCCGTCTTCGCCTTCACTCACATGGTGGTGATGTACAGGCAGAACAAGCACGGCCACAGCGTCATGGCCTGGCTGACCACCTGGACCTTCCTCGTGGAGACCGTCTTCTTCCTGCTCGGAGCCATCTTGGCCTTGCTCCATTTTTCACGTCCTGGACATTTCCGCTCTGGTGATGGAACTGAAGGAGCTGTTGCTGAGTCACGTCCTGGACATTTCCGCTCTGGTGGTGGAGCTGAAGGAGCTGTTGCTGAGTCACGTCTTAGACATTTCCGCTCTGGTGATGGAGCTGAAGGAGCTGTTGCTGAGTCACGTCCTGGACATTTCCGCTCTGGTGATGGAGCTGAAGAAGCTGTTGCTGAGTCACGTCCTGGACATTTCCGCTCTGTTGATGGAGCTGAAAAAGCTGTTGCTGAGTCACGCCAGGATAAAGGCAGAAGTGTTGAGCTTGGACACTTTGTGTACACAAACGATGGTTCCACAAACGGAACTTCCGACGCCCTGGAGACTTCCGGTCATGGCGGAGGGTTACAAAACCAGGTGGGATCTTTTCAAAACGGAAGCAGTAAGAAAACATCGAGTGTTGCATTTATCGCGTCACAAGAACCGGGTTCGAATCCAACGCCCAAGCATGCTGCCAGTTTGAACGAAGGACTCAAACCACGCAAGGGAGATCTTGAAACCGGAGCACCTTCAGAGTGTGAGAATGCCCCTCGTTCGGCCTGCATGGCTTGGTACCTGCAAGCGTACTGGGTCTTGAGCAACGTCATCCAAGTCTTTGCTTTTATCGTCACCTTTGTTTATTTCGGGGCTTTGTACTCTGCTGATGAAAGTCTAGGTCTGCCTGACATAAACGTGCACGGTCTGAACTCGGTCATGATTCTTATTGACAATGTCGTCTGCGCCAGACCGGTACGGCTCCTGCACGGGCTGTACCCGTTACTGTACGGGTCCCTCTACGTCATCTTCAGCGTTATTTATTGGTCTACAGACAAGGTCGAGAATGTGCTATACGAGAATGTGTTGGACTGGAACCAAGCCGGTATCAGTACAGGGGTTTCGCTCGGGGTGGCCGTAATTGCGGTACCGCTTTTGCAGCTTGCCAACTTGGGGTTGTACAAGTTCAGACTGTGTCTGCATGACAAACTGTATGGTGAACAATACTTGTAG